A genomic window from Paenibacillus sp. FSL K6-0276 includes:
- a CDS encoding carbohydrate ABC transporter permease, with the protein MMTRKLSSTLILIVLIIGAALAFFPIYMAIINSFKTQGEIFDSILALPTKLHFENYKQAFDRIHLFNSVKNSVLVSVVGIGGILLFSSMAGYKLSRTSGRISSAIFFLFVASMLVPFHSIMISLSRVTKALAVQGSVFGLGLIYIGLGVNMAVFLYHGFVKGIPRELEESAHIDGCGDFQTFFKIIFPLLLPITVTIGILDFLWIWNDFLLPLLMLTDVNKYTLILSTNMLFGEYNKEWSLILAALVLTAIPVVIIYAFFQRFIMEGITEGAVKG; encoded by the coding sequence ATGATGACACGCAAACTGTCCTCTACACTGATCCTGATTGTACTGATTATCGGCGCTGCATTAGCCTTCTTCCCGATCTATATGGCGATCATCAACTCCTTCAAGACCCAAGGAGAGATATTCGATTCCATTTTGGCCTTGCCAACCAAGCTTCATTTTGAGAACTATAAGCAAGCCTTTGATCGAATTCACTTGTTCAACAGTGTCAAGAACTCAGTCCTTGTATCGGTAGTGGGGATTGGCGGGATTCTGCTGTTTTCCTCCATGGCTGGTTATAAGCTGTCCCGAACTTCGGGGAGAATAAGCAGCGCTATTTTCTTCCTATTCGTCGCTTCCATGCTGGTACCTTTCCATTCGATTATGATCTCGCTCTCCCGTGTAACCAAAGCTTTGGCGGTTCAAGGCAGCGTCTTCGGTCTGGGACTGATCTATATCGGTCTTGGCGTCAACATGGCGGTGTTCCTGTATCATGGGTTCGTGAAGGGCATTCCTAGAGAGCTTGAAGAGTCGGCGCACATCGATGGCTGCGGAGATTTCCAAACTTTCTTTAAAATTATTTTCCCGCTCTTGCTGCCCATCACAGTAACTATCGGAATTCTAGACTTCCTGTGGATTTGGAACGACTTCCTGCTTCCATTGCTCATGCTTACGGATGTCAACAAATACACCCTGATCTTGTCCACGAACATGCTGTTCGGTGAGTACAATAAGGAATGGTCACTGATCCTGGCAGCGCTCGTACTGACAGCTATCCCGGTTGTCATCATCTACGCTTTCTTCCAACGCTTTATCATGGAAGGGATCACAGAGGGTGCGGTTAAAGGTTAA
- a CDS encoding methyltransferase domain-containing protein — MTEWYEKSFGEDYLIVYKHRDFGGARKEVDQMIAWLGLPPGSRVLDLCCGMGRHSLALAEEGYEVTGVDLSEVLLREARSQIGAEKVTWLRSDMRDLPLDGGFDAVVNLFTSFGYFEKDEEQVKVLREIYRLLKPGGKFVIDFLNPAYVIRNLMPHSTREDGENLIDESRRIEDGYVKKDIILTTKNDPTPRQYHERVKLYSLEDFRAMIEVAGLQLEAVHGSYEDEVYNAESSTRMIFSGIRP, encoded by the coding sequence ATGACTGAATGGTATGAAAAGAGCTTTGGAGAGGATTATCTGATCGTATATAAGCACCGAGATTTCGGTGGGGCTCGTAAAGAAGTAGATCAGATGATCGCCTGGCTGGGACTGCCTCCAGGTTCAAGAGTGCTGGATTTATGTTGTGGAATGGGACGTCATTCTTTGGCACTTGCGGAGGAAGGATATGAGGTTACTGGAGTAGATTTGTCGGAGGTATTGCTACGTGAAGCTCGATCTCAAATCGGGGCGGAGAAGGTAACTTGGCTTCGTTCCGACATGCGTGATTTACCACTAGATGGAGGATTCGATGCAGTAGTAAATCTGTTCACTTCTTTTGGTTATTTTGAGAAGGATGAGGAGCAGGTAAAAGTGCTGCGTGAAATTTACCGCCTGCTGAAGCCGGGTGGCAAGTTCGTTATTGATTTTTTGAACCCTGCGTATGTGATTCGCAATCTTATGCCGCATTCTACTCGTGAGGATGGAGAGAATTTGATTGATGAGTCACGCCGGATTGAGGATGGTTATGTGAAAAAGGACATCATTCTAACCACCAAGAATGACCCTACACCTCGTCAATATCATGAGCGTGTGAAGCTGTATTCACTGGAGGATTTCAGAGCGATGATCGAGGTAGCGGGCTTGCAGCTCGAAGCTGTACATGGCAGCTATGAAGATGAAGTTTATAATGCAGAAAGTTCCACACGGATGATCTTTAGTGGAATTCGGCCCTAA
- a CDS encoding GerMN domain-containing protein gives MKPMQQIRGISAVCLLAVPLALSGCGLFGSESASIDAPPPEVEAQMLQTSGDTTLDSGVFGPVAQDDAQTAVKGSTKTSKGTASGDRTTVFLEDGNGLLAPVSLSLPKSKDSTALKNSLMALVSKGEYTSSLPEGFQGVLPAGTEVKHITVDKSNLAVVEFNSEFNNYDPLEERKILEAITWTLTGQDDIKSVQLWVDGKKLTEMPLQRTPLDRPLSRTMGINLPKQGPLLMNSSAVTVYFSTTSPDGTQYYVPVTRFVPAGQEQLTAALNELIAGPESGNGLEMVMTQGTILDSVDAGQNGVVTVSLTDDMFADGKGVPAEMLESVVLTVAQNSDDSLVQIRLNGKESITDTDNVDYSKPVSAPEYLNELPL, from the coding sequence ATGAAACCAATGCAACAAATTCGCGGAATTTCCGCAGTCTGCCTACTTGCAGTTCCACTGGCGCTGTCCGGTTGTGGCTTGTTCGGTTCGGAATCAGCATCGATAGATGCTCCGCCACCAGAGGTTGAAGCGCAAATGTTACAGACTAGTGGAGATACTACTTTGGATTCAGGTGTATTTGGTCCGGTGGCACAGGATGATGCACAGACAGCAGTTAAAGGCAGCACTAAAACTTCTAAGGGCACCGCTTCCGGAGACCGGACAACCGTATTTTTGGAAGATGGTAATGGATTACTCGCTCCGGTATCTTTAAGCTTGCCAAAGAGCAAAGATTCCACCGCACTCAAAAACTCGTTAATGGCATTAGTGAGCAAGGGAGAATATACCTCATCACTGCCTGAAGGATTCCAAGGCGTTTTGCCAGCTGGAACGGAAGTCAAACATATTACGGTAGACAAGTCGAATTTAGCTGTTGTCGAATTTAATTCAGAATTCAATAACTATGATCCTTTGGAGGAACGCAAAATCCTCGAAGCTATCACTTGGACGCTGACCGGTCAAGATGACATTAAAAGCGTACAGCTCTGGGTAGATGGTAAAAAGCTCACGGAAATGCCGCTTCAAAGAACTCCGCTTGATCGTCCGTTGTCCCGCACAATGGGCATTAACTTGCCGAAGCAAGGTCCACTTCTTATGAACTCAAGTGCGGTTACTGTTTATTTTTCCACAACATCTCCTGATGGTACCCAATATTATGTACCTGTAACTCGCTTTGTACCCGCCGGACAAGAACAGTTGACTGCCGCTTTGAACGAATTAATTGCAGGACCTGAATCCGGAAATGGGCTGGAAATGGTCATGACGCAGGGAACGATACTTGATTCCGTGGATGCTGGGCAGAACGGTGTAGTTACCGTGTCCTTGACTGATGATATGTTCGCGGACGGTAAAGGTGTACCGGCCGAGATGTTGGAATCGGTTGTACTGACGGTTGCGCAAAATTCGGACGATTCTCTTGTGCAAATTCGCTTAAACGGCAAGGAGTCGATTACAGATACGGATAATGTGGACTACAGCAAACCTGTTTCCGCACCAGAATATTTGAACGAGCTTCCGTTATAG
- a CDS encoding MBL fold metallo-hydrolase, which translates to MDSPLRQVNSYILSDEDGRVTIIDPGPRSPDTENCWLGILQELNLSWMDVRDIVVTHHHPDHYGLAGWLQAQSGCKVWMTKRAHVEALLMWGDGLGNDAGKDADEDAWNGAGYALGNDVDKDAGNDKGKDINDILPVYFSRHGMTDQWSNGIKVHLESFNSQVEPQPTVSYLDVEESFSMGGRDWQLIVTGGHAPGHVSLYHAGSGQMICGDAVLPQISPNVSLLPGSDPQPLQTFLQGLQELGSYPVSMAFPGHREPFAGFAHRVNSLLAHHEERLDTVAALLASGPLSGFAVCEILFRSRVTSVHQMRFAMSETLAHLAELVRRERTVMLEVDGGILFAVAEQV; encoded by the coding sequence ATGGACTCGCCTCTTCGTCAAGTGAACAGCTATATTCTGTCGGATGAAGATGGCAGAGTGACTATTATCGATCCGGGTCCGCGTAGCCCGGATACAGAGAATTGCTGGCTCGGGATTCTGCAGGAGCTAAACTTGTCGTGGATGGATGTGCGGGATATCGTCGTTACGCATCATCATCCCGATCATTACGGATTGGCGGGCTGGCTACAGGCGCAGAGTGGCTGTAAGGTGTGGATGACGAAACGCGCTCATGTGGAGGCGTTGTTGATGTGGGGCGATGGGTTAGGCAATGATGCTGGTAAAGACGCGGATGAAGATGCATGGAATGGCGCGGGATATGCTTTGGGCAATGATGTAGATAAAGACGCGGGAAATGACAAAGGCAAAGACATCAATGATATTTTACCGGTTTATTTCTCCCGGCATGGAATGACAGATCAGTGGTCGAACGGGATTAAAGTACATTTGGAAAGCTTTAATTCCCAAGTGGAGCCGCAGCCTACTGTATCCTACCTGGATGTGGAAGAGTCCTTTAGCATGGGAGGCCGCGATTGGCAGCTCATCGTAACGGGCGGACATGCGCCGGGGCATGTGAGCTTGTATCATGCGGGCAGCGGGCAAATGATCTGTGGCGATGCTGTGTTGCCGCAGATCTCGCCCAATGTCAGCCTGCTGCCAGGCAGCGATCCGCAGCCGCTGCAGACGTTCCTTCAGGGGCTGCAGGAGCTGGGCAGCTACCCGGTCAGCATGGCGTTCCCGGGACATCGCGAGCCCTTCGCTGGCTTCGCGCACCGAGTAAATAGCCTGCTCGCTCATCATGAGGAGCGGCTGGATACCGTGGCAGCCCTGCTAGCCAGCGGCCCGCTGAGCGGATTCGCAGTGTGCGAAATCCTGTTTCGCAGCCGGGTAACGAGCGTTCACCAGATGCGTTTTGCGATGAGTGAAACACTAGCGCATTTGGCGGAATTGGTGCGCCGGGAGCGGACAGTAATGCTGGAGGTAGACGGTGGTATTTTGTTCGCTGTGGCTGAACAAGTGTAA
- a CDS encoding alpha-glucosidase produces MNPKWWKESVVYQIYPISFMDSNGDGIGDLRGVISRLDYLQDLGVDVIWVCPIYKSPNHDNGYDISDYCDIMKEFGTMDDFDELLRELHSRGMKLMMDLVLNHTSHEHPWFVESRSSKDNPKRDFYIWRKGKNGGPPNNWESYFSGSVWELDPQTDEYYLHLYSKYQPDLNWENPVVIDKLHEMVEWWLKKGVDGFRFDAIAHIVKTKGYPDADNPDGTPTVRAYGMFSNLEDVHTLLQNLYDKVLYFYDIMTVGETSGLGPEQALDYVGDGRRELNMTFQFEHMFLDAASPGSGKWDVVPWSLLELKKIMSNWQTVLHNRGWNANYLCNHDQPRSVSRFGNDLFYRIPSAKMLATFIHMLEGTPYIYQGEEIGMTNVYFDSIDEYRDVETLNYYEEKRRNGVPEEQIMSAIHHKSRDNARTPMQWDDGHAGGFTTGTPWIEVNSNHMEINAGNAVKDPDSIYNYYKQLIALRKKHKVIVYGSYDLLLAEHTEIYAYTRSLEDQQLLVILNFFDGEPVFEWPAEFNPDHLELLISNYTVSKDEDMSSLKLRPYEARVYLQQLV; encoded by the coding sequence ATGAACCCGAAATGGTGGAAAGAAAGCGTCGTGTACCAGATTTATCCGATCAGCTTTATGGACAGTAACGGAGATGGAATCGGAGACTTAAGAGGTGTTATATCCAGGCTGGATTATTTGCAGGACCTTGGTGTAGACGTGATCTGGGTCTGTCCTATTTATAAATCGCCTAACCATGATAACGGTTATGATATCAGTGATTACTGTGACATTATGAAGGAATTCGGCACGATGGATGATTTTGACGAATTACTCAGGGAGTTGCACTCACGTGGGATGAAGCTGATGATGGATTTGGTGCTGAACCATACGTCACATGAGCATCCTTGGTTTGTTGAATCTAGATCGTCGAAGGACAATCCAAAACGAGACTTTTATATTTGGCGAAAAGGTAAAAATGGCGGACCCCCGAATAACTGGGAATCTTATTTCAGCGGCTCTGTGTGGGAGCTTGATCCACAGACAGATGAGTATTATCTTCATCTCTACTCCAAATACCAGCCCGATCTGAACTGGGAGAATCCAGTGGTTATTGATAAGCTGCATGAGATGGTAGAGTGGTGGCTGAAGAAGGGTGTAGATGGATTTCGTTTTGATGCGATTGCACATATCGTGAAGACGAAAGGGTATCCCGATGCGGACAACCCGGACGGAACCCCCACCGTAAGGGCCTATGGAATGTTCTCTAATCTGGAGGATGTGCATACTCTGCTACAGAATCTATACGATAAAGTACTCTATTTCTACGATATTATGACGGTAGGAGAGACTTCAGGACTTGGGCCTGAGCAGGCTTTGGATTATGTAGGTGACGGACGCCGGGAGCTAAACATGACTTTTCAGTTTGAGCATATGTTTCTGGATGCCGCTTCGCCGGGTAGTGGAAAATGGGATGTTGTTCCATGGAGTCTACTAGAGCTGAAAAAGATCATGAGCAACTGGCAGACGGTTCTGCATAACAGAGGCTGGAATGCGAACTATTTATGTAACCATGACCAGCCGCGCTCGGTGTCTCGGTTCGGGAACGATCTCTTTTACAGGATTCCTTCGGCCAAAATGCTAGCGACCTTCATTCATATGCTGGAAGGCACACCTTATATTTATCAAGGAGAAGAAATCGGCATGACAAATGTCTATTTCGATTCCATCGATGAATACCGGGATGTGGAGACACTTAATTATTATGAAGAAAAGCGAAGAAACGGTGTTCCAGAAGAACAGATTATGTCTGCGATTCATCATAAAAGCCGGGACAATGCCCGTACCCCCATGCAATGGGACGATGGACATGCAGGTGGTTTTACAACGGGGACTCCCTGGATTGAAGTGAATTCCAACCATATGGAGATCAACGCTGGCAATGCGGTTAAAGATCCGGATTCCATTTACAACTACTATAAACAGCTGATTGCCTTAAGAAAAAAACACAAGGTGATCGTTTACGGATCGTATGATCTTCTGCTCGCAGAGCACACAGAGATTTATGCGTACACCCGATCCTTAGAGGATCAGCAGCTGCTGGTTATTCTGAATTTTTTTGATGGAGAGCCTGTATTCGAATGGCCAGCGGAGTTCAATCCAGACCATCTGGAGTTGTTAATCTCTAATTATACAGTGTCTAAAGATGAGGATATGAGTTCTCTCAAGCTTCGTCCTTATGAAGCAAGAGTATATTTGCAGCAGCTTGTGTAA
- a CDS encoding phosphatidylglycerophosphatase A — MADEKIAKIPYSLNSKAVADATKFWLNKRGVTLEEIAELVIFLQQKYYPNLTMDECIHNVEMVLSKREVQNAVLTGIQLDVMAEEGKLFSPLQDMIENDEGLYGVDEILAFSIVNVYGSIGFTNYGYVDKLKPGVLQRLNDKTTGQIHTYLDDIVGAVAAAASSRIAHRKQAEREVELELPHTPEDREEAARKLAEYDETSE, encoded by the coding sequence ATGGCTGATGAAAAAATCGCAAAAATCCCGTACAGTCTGAACAGCAAGGCCGTCGCTGATGCGACCAAATTCTGGCTGAACAAACGTGGAGTAACCCTGGAGGAAATCGCGGAACTCGTTATATTTCTGCAACAGAAATACTATCCGAATTTAACGATGGATGAATGCATCCATAATGTAGAGATGGTGCTCAGCAAGCGGGAAGTACAAAATGCAGTACTCACAGGCATTCAATTAGATGTAATGGCAGAAGAGGGCAAGCTGTTCTCCCCACTTCAGGATATGATCGAAAATGATGAGGGATTGTACGGTGTCGATGAGATTCTTGCCTTCTCTATCGTGAACGTATACGGTAGTATCGGCTTTACCAACTATGGCTATGTGGACAAGCTGAAGCCAGGTGTTCTTCAAAGGTTAAATGACAAAACCACCGGGCAGATCCACACATACCTCGACGACATCGTCGGAGCCGTGGCGGCTGCAGCCAGCAGCCGAATCGCACACCGCAAGCAAGCGGAGCGCGAGGTTGAGCTTGAACTACCTCATACACCGGAGGATCGTGAAGAGGCCGCTAGGAAACTTGCGGAATATGATGAAACTTCAGAGTAA
- a CDS encoding sugar ABC transporter permease, which translates to MIKNSRKILSMFYFVAPALLLYTAFMLIPTIGGMYYSITDWNGLNRSYDFIGLANFVEALTDDPDFINALLFTLKYVVVMVILQNVLALLLAVFIESRTRFKGFFRTIFFMPNMISVIISAFMWTFIFTQVLPQLAEKTALLFLDQSWIGDPKFSFFSIVIVSLWNGVGYMMIIYLAGLQGVPQSLKEAAVIDGANPVKTFRHITLPMISHAITICFFLTLNGAFKVFEVVFGLTGGGPGRSTQVITMNIYEEAFSNNFRYGYASAKSVVLFIIILIVTLIQIRVTKRNEVEA; encoded by the coding sequence ATGATAAAGAATTCTCGTAAAATCCTGTCCATGTTCTATTTTGTGGCCCCAGCCTTACTTTTATACACCGCGTTTATGCTGATTCCAACCATCGGCGGAATGTACTACAGTATTACTGACTGGAACGGGCTGAACCGCAGTTATGATTTTATTGGCCTTGCCAACTTTGTTGAGGCACTTACGGATGACCCAGATTTCATTAACGCTTTGCTGTTTACCTTAAAGTACGTAGTCGTAATGGTTATTCTCCAGAACGTACTGGCTCTGTTGCTTGCTGTGTTTATTGAATCGCGGACACGCTTTAAAGGCTTTTTCCGCACCATCTTCTTCATGCCTAATATGATCAGTGTGATCATAAGCGCATTTATGTGGACATTCATCTTCACTCAGGTGTTGCCGCAGCTGGCAGAGAAAACTGCGCTGCTGTTCCTGGATCAGTCTTGGATTGGCGATCCTAAATTTTCATTCTTCTCCATTGTAATTGTGTCGCTATGGAACGGCGTTGGTTATATGATGATCATTTATTTGGCCGGCTTGCAAGGCGTTCCACAAAGCTTGAAAGAAGCGGCTGTTATTGACGGTGCCAATCCGGTGAAAACCTTTAGACATATTACACTCCCAATGATTTCTCATGCCATCACCATCTGTTTCTTCCTGACGCTTAATGGGGCATTTAAAGTATTTGAGGTTGTATTCGGCTTGACGGGTGGCGGTCCTGGCCGTAGTACACAGGTTATTACGATGAATATTTACGAAGAGGCGTTCTCCAATAACTTCCGTTACGGGTATGCAAGCGCTAAGTCGGTTGTACTGTTCATCATAATCCTGATTGTGACCCTTATCCAAATTAGAGTTACGAAGAGAAACGAGGTGGAGGCATGA
- a CDS encoding response regulator, producing MQINAIIVDDEKWNREIIKTFGAWEEHGIHLEAEAEDGEEAIQLIESREVHIVVMDMNMPGVDGIGLLQYLNDHHPDIRIIVISGYDDFMYTRQAIRCRADEYLLKPVDSQELNKVLFQCRQKAEVTLHNKSGASLGLRLDLLQVIQACKPSLAAHYNDLNAASVEGSLEELKEKLILLGVDHSALPRIGQELLLLLKDLMQSNSQDYEEDFVVQKFTESNTVAELTALVSDMYVSAVKQLIQQRKNKNRLNLDEIKRFVDQHYTENIKLEALARSFFVSKEYLSKVFKQEFGLNLTDYMTKLRMERARHLLLHENLSIKSVAELCGYEELGYFYRVFKKQFGVAPGEMRKGEGQVQNNTSQETNSV from the coding sequence ATGCAGATTAATGCCATTATTGTGGATGATGAGAAATGGAATCGGGAAATTATTAAGACCTTTGGAGCCTGGGAGGAGCACGGCATTCATTTAGAGGCTGAAGCTGAGGATGGGGAAGAAGCCATCCAACTGATTGAGAGCCGTGAGGTTCACATTGTTGTCATGGATATGAATATGCCGGGTGTGGACGGGATTGGACTGCTCCAATATTTGAACGATCATCATCCGGACATTCGAATCATCGTCATCAGTGGATATGATGATTTTATGTATACACGCCAAGCCATAAGATGCAGGGCAGATGAGTATCTGTTAAAGCCAGTGGACTCACAGGAGTTGAATAAGGTGCTGTTTCAATGCAGACAGAAGGCGGAGGTGACGCTTCACAATAAATCGGGGGCTTCTTTAGGTCTACGGCTCGATCTGCTGCAAGTGATACAAGCATGCAAGCCGTCATTGGCGGCTCATTACAATGATTTGAATGCTGCAAGTGTAGAGGGCAGTTTAGAGGAACTTAAGGAAAAGCTAATCCTACTCGGGGTGGATCATTCTGCCCTGCCCCGGATTGGACAAGAGCTGTTATTGCTGCTCAAGGATCTGATGCAGAGTAATTCTCAGGATTATGAGGAAGACTTTGTTGTACAGAAGTTTACGGAATCCAATACCGTAGCTGAATTGACGGCTTTGGTCTCGGATATGTATGTTTCTGCTGTGAAGCAGCTTATTCAGCAGCGGAAGAATAAAAATAGACTGAATTTGGATGAAATAAAACGATTCGTTGATCAGCATTATACAGAGAATATAAAGCTAGAAGCGCTGGCGAGATCGTTTTTTGTCAGTAAGGAGTATTTGAGCAAGGTGTTCAAGCAAGAATTTGGGCTGAATCTGACGGATTACATGACCAAATTGCGCATGGAGCGGGCGCGTCACCTGCTGCTTCATGAGAACCTCTCGATCAAGTCGGTAGCAGAGCTGTGCGGCTATGAGGAGTTGGGCTATTTTTACAGAGTATTCAAGAAGCAATTTGGTGTAGCGCCGGGTGAAATGAGAAAAGGAGAAGGTCAGGTTCAAAATAATACAAGTCAAGAGACTAATAGTGTGTAA
- a CDS encoding extracellular solute-binding protein has translation MKKTWKVTVSALMTVLLLAGCGSNSGAGNGNTNTGTSGKETGSEKTVTLKLFIAMPRFKDQFDSYIEKFVAKEKADKNIDVKVQLEMPNSDNASQILKTRLASNDAPDIFSIHATNEIPSFYKAGYLEDLSSQPFVGKLLESVKPSVTIDNKVVALPLETVSWGYLYNKKIFSDLNLKVPTTLSEMKQVVETLKQNNITPFELAYKEAWIPQLFLPLAVGAQIETANKDFVERMNKNEGSFTEMKSMFDIIDLVNANGTNKALEVGGDDGAAAFANGKAAMWVQGPWYAETILKANPDLDFGVAPLPINDNPDATLINLGASTSLVASPTSKNKEVALDFMNFVLDDQASGELFQSLKFNPVASVHNYESYPWVDDATTYVKAGKAYREPSIPQSVKDEVGKALQSYFSKQLTQDGVLKALDKSWKDFNKVNK, from the coding sequence ATGAAGAAGACTTGGAAAGTTACGGTCAGCGCTTTGATGACTGTTCTGCTTCTGGCTGGATGTGGTTCCAACAGTGGCGCAGGCAATGGCAACACCAACACTGGAACCAGCGGGAAAGAGACAGGCTCAGAAAAAACAGTTACGCTCAAATTGTTCATCGCAATGCCGCGTTTCAAAGATCAATTTGATTCATACATCGAGAAGTTTGTTGCAAAAGAGAAAGCGGACAAGAACATTGATGTAAAAGTTCAACTGGAAATGCCTAACTCCGACAATGCTTCCCAAATTCTTAAAACAAGACTTGCTTCTAATGATGCACCTGATATTTTCTCCATCCACGCCACTAACGAAATTCCATCTTTCTACAAAGCGGGATATCTGGAAGACCTGAGTAGCCAGCCCTTTGTAGGCAAATTGTTGGAAAGTGTCAAGCCTTCCGTTACCATCGACAATAAAGTCGTGGCCCTGCCTTTGGAGACTGTCTCGTGGGGTTACCTGTATAACAAAAAAATCTTCTCTGATTTGAACCTGAAGGTTCCAACAACATTATCTGAAATGAAGCAGGTTGTGGAAACACTAAAACAAAACAATATCACACCATTTGAGCTGGCGTATAAGGAAGCATGGATTCCACAATTGTTCCTTCCGCTCGCTGTAGGTGCACAAATCGAAACTGCCAATAAAGATTTCGTTGAACGGATGAACAAAAACGAAGGTTCTTTCACAGAAATGAAATCCATGTTCGACATCATCGATCTGGTTAACGCCAACGGCACGAACAAAGCGCTTGAAGTGGGTGGTGATGATGGTGCAGCGGCATTTGCCAACGGAAAAGCAGCGATGTGGGTACAAGGACCTTGGTATGCTGAGACCATTCTGAAGGCCAATCCTGATCTCGACTTTGGCGTAGCGCCGCTTCCAATCAATGACAACCCGGATGCCACACTGATCAACCTGGGTGCATCAACCTCACTGGTTGCCTCGCCAACAAGCAAGAATAAAGAAGTTGCGCTTGATTTCATGAACTTTGTTCTGGATGACCAAGCCTCTGGCGAATTATTCCAAAGCCTGAAATTCAACCCTGTAGCATCAGTACACAATTATGAGAGCTACCCTTGGGTTGACGATGCTACAACCTATGTGAAAGCTGGAAAAGCTTATCGTGAACCATCCATCCCGCAATCAGTTAAGGATGAAGTGGGTAAAGCACTGCAAAGTTACTTCTCCAAACAACTGACTCAAGATGGTGTATTGAAAGCACTCGATAAATCATGGAAAGACTTCAACAAAGTAAACAAATAG